The Desulfovibrio sp. genome window below encodes:
- a CDS encoding flagellar motor protein MotB: protein MKGKGKKNSPAIQHAGRRHTSRHGGSWKVAYADFVTAMMAFFLLMWIMNIVPKDVQKALETYFKSDTPIGKVAMDPNSPIIGSPDTKAQQLTEEQAARYTIAMRFKKIITEDPYLKQSSGVSSDDTGVLLRVNNDLMFKPGSAEMTPEAGKVIREVQDVLKSFNLNLMVRGHAVPGEFKGGPFPSNWELAGARSGAVVRAVLMEKAIPPNRIRAVSYGDTLPLAAPLSQESELMNRRVEFYFHRPEVMNYRVVN, encoded by the coding sequence ATGAAGGGCAAGGGCAAGAAGAACTCACCCGCCATACAGCATGCCGGGAGGCGCCATACCAGCAGGCATGGCGGGAGCTGGAAGGTGGCTTACGCGGATTTCGTGACCGCCATGATGGCTTTCTTTTTGCTCATGTGGATTATGAACATCGTGCCCAAGGACGTGCAGAAAGCGCTGGAGACATACTTCAAGTCCGACACACCCATTGGCAAGGTGGCCATGGACCCGAACTCCCCCATAATTGGATCCCCTGACACAAAGGCCCAGCAGCTCACCGAGGAACAGGCGGCCAGGTACACCATCGCCATGCGCTTCAAGAAGATCATCACCGAGGACCCCTACCTCAAGCAAAGTTCCGGGGTCAGTTCGGACGATACCGGGGTGCTCTTGCGGGTCAACAACGACCTCATGTTCAAACCAGGCTCAGCTGAAATGACCCCTGAGGCGGGCAAGGTCATCCGGGAAGTGCAGGACGTGCTCAAAAGCTTCAACCTCAATCTGATGGTGCGCGGCCATGCTGTTCCCGGAGAATTCAAGGGAGGTCCTTTCCCCTCCAACTGGGAACTTGCCGGAGCCAGGTCCGGCGCGGTGGTGCGGGCCGTGCTCATGGAAAAAGCGATTCCTCCCAACCGCATTCGGGCGGTTTCCTATGGAGACACTCTCCCACTTGCCGCCCCATTGTCCCAGGAGAGCGAATTAATGAACCGCCGGGTTGAATTTTACTTCCACCGCCCGGAAGTCATGAACTACCGGGTTGTGAACTAG
- a CDS encoding response regulator: protein MLLLVTALMTASAVSVVGLIWLTYKNSLFLEQEKRLSETLQLASLLIQDHNEDLADRLLDAITAQRSALKTDLAMFMASLEEQYSHSTRLGTPVKEAQRIALAAATRACTRTGLNIFIFDKQFNGLAHSDSSLVGGSWRELKGAAGANALEYSASIANRDGWDTTVLWWPSTDSRASSKHLACVTTFAPWGWYVGISVDYARIEAQSAQDKHRMLLEMIDSLSRVHLGQSGRIFVMETQGSSFLLSPGGEPRTVLESHESDIRTSLNNARLPVRFAWAGARTEYIAQATYLPEMHWIMGMIMDSAELSVPVVTLATRQALAIGGVFLAGALVAWILTRRITNPILALSSKAARIRPFDGSVPEMAEELHALASQNPGEVGVLAKAWAETLDALAVGVARLKTASKEQDEAASALASSKQELEELNQELESRVSLRTAALEAANERLRHSEARYRSLFMNSPISFLEVDFAALDAFLRSPEMEAVSNLSSLVADKPDFSRDLLRMVTVRDANPAAVEMSGAATKAHMIENLDKFIMPESLINLKNIFATIREGTAARGYEARFSTLDGITRQCIVGLRPLPGHENTLSRVLISILDVTELKEGEALLRTAHEQAQSASKAKSDFLANMSHEIRTPITAILGLAELSQRNRNPAKTNSQLKMIAESARTLLSIIGDVLDLSRVEAGKLTLERKVFDLRQTVQRAVETFLPACTEKGLTLATHLPEELPERLLGDPVRLGQILANLVGNAVKFTQSGGISVQVSETQPNPDEDVELLFCVKDTGIGIPPEYTNAIFDSFRQVDSSFSKPYQGVGLGLAICRELAELMGGKIWVESAPGNGSVFLFTARFKHAPQASAPAAAPEHASFETNGPVKILVAEDNPINRHVFTEFLCSLGHEVTTANDGRQALDMLASSPQDLVFMDVQMPNLDGLEAVRRIRAGECGEEVARIPVVALTAYAMSGDRERFLEAGMTAYLAKPLSLDALQAAVAEFAPRRDAAGTPPATAASEAPPVREACQPLMAEFLAYIRERAAAAEAHLAAGEFDLAAKAGHDVKGTSMAFGAGKVNALGADLEMAAKNENAEAAASAIKELYEELENIDTGG, encoded by the coding sequence GTGCTCCTTCTTGTAACAGCGCTCATGACCGCTTCCGCGGTGAGCGTCGTTGGGCTCATCTGGCTGACCTACAAGAACAGCCTGTTCCTTGAGCAGGAAAAACGTCTGTCCGAGACCCTGCAACTCGCTTCCCTGCTCATTCAGGACCACAACGAGGATCTGGCCGACCGGCTCCTCGACGCAATCACGGCCCAAAGGTCCGCGCTGAAAACCGACCTGGCCATGTTCATGGCCTCTCTCGAAGAGCAGTATTCCCATTCCACCCGGCTCGGCACGCCAGTGAAAGAGGCCCAACGGATTGCTTTGGCTGCGGCAACCAGGGCTTGCACGCGGACCGGACTCAACATTTTCATCTTCGACAAACAGTTCAACGGCCTGGCCCATTCGGATTCGTCGCTTGTGGGCGGGAGCTGGCGCGAGCTCAAAGGAGCCGCCGGAGCCAACGCCCTTGAATATTCCGCCTCCATCGCCAACCGGGACGGCTGGGACACCACCGTTCTCTGGTGGCCATCGACGGACTCAAGAGCTTCGAGCAAGCACCTAGCCTGCGTGACCACATTCGCGCCTTGGGGCTGGTATGTGGGGATAAGCGTCGATTACGCCAGGATCGAGGCCCAGTCCGCCCAAGACAAACACCGCATGCTCCTCGAAATGATCGACTCGCTTTCAAGGGTCCACCTCGGCCAATCGGGCCGCATCTTCGTCATGGAAACCCAAGGGTCGTCTTTTCTTCTCTCGCCAGGTGGCGAACCGCGTACCGTCCTTGAGTCCCATGAAAGCGATATCCGAACTTCCTTGAATAATGCCCGCCTCCCCGTCCGGTTCGCATGGGCCGGAGCACGTACCGAGTATATCGCGCAGGCTACATATCTTCCTGAAATGCATTGGATCATGGGCATGATCATGGACAGCGCCGAGCTCTCCGTCCCAGTGGTCACCTTGGCCACGAGGCAGGCCTTGGCCATCGGCGGCGTGTTTTTGGCCGGTGCTTTGGTGGCCTGGATTCTGACCAGAAGAATAACGAATCCGATCCTGGCGCTGTCCAGCAAGGCGGCCCGCATACGTCCTTTCGACGGTTCCGTACCGGAAATGGCCGAGGAGCTGCATGCTCTCGCAAGCCAAAATCCGGGAGAGGTGGGCGTTTTGGCCAAAGCCTGGGCCGAAACCCTGGATGCCTTGGCTGTGGGTGTGGCCAGACTCAAGACCGCATCCAAGGAGCAGGATGAGGCCGCCAGCGCGCTTGCGTCTTCAAAGCAGGAATTGGAAGAACTCAACCAGGAGCTGGAATCCCGGGTATCCCTGCGCACGGCCGCACTCGAAGCAGCCAACGAACGCTTACGCCACAGCGAAGCCCGCTACCGCAGCCTGTTCATGAATTCCCCGATTTCCTTCCTTGAGGTCGACTTTGCCGCCCTGGACGCTTTCCTGCGTTCCCCTGAAATGGAAGCGGTCAGCAACCTCTCCTCGCTGGTTGCGGACAAACCCGACTTCAGCAGGGATCTGCTCCGCATGGTGACTGTCCGGGACGCCAATCCCGCCGCGGTGGAGATGTCAGGTGCGGCCACCAAGGCCCATATGATTGAGAATCTGGATAAATTCATCATGCCGGAATCGTTGATCAACCTGAAGAATATCTTTGCCACCATACGTGAAGGGACCGCGGCGCGCGGCTATGAAGCCCGCTTCTCCACTCTCGATGGCATCACTCGCCAGTGCATTGTGGGTCTCCGGCCACTGCCCGGACATGAGAACACACTAAGCCGCGTTCTTATATCCATACTCGACGTCACGGAACTCAAGGAGGGCGAAGCCCTCCTTCGGACCGCCCACGAACAGGCCCAATCCGCAAGCAAGGCTAAAAGCGACTTCCTGGCCAACATGAGCCATGAGATCCGCACTCCCATCACGGCCATACTCGGCCTGGCGGAACTGTCTCAGCGCAACAGAAACCCGGCCAAGACGAACTCACAGCTGAAGATGATCGCCGAATCCGCGCGCACACTGCTTTCCATCATCGGAGATGTGCTGGACCTCTCGCGGGTGGAGGCCGGCAAGCTCACTTTGGAGAGGAAGGTCTTTGACCTTCGCCAGACCGTCCAACGGGCCGTGGAGACCTTCCTGCCCGCCTGCACTGAGAAAGGACTCACCCTCGCTACCCACTTGCCGGAGGAGCTCCCCGAGAGGCTCCTCGGCGACCCGGTACGGCTTGGGCAGATTCTGGCGAACCTGGTCGGAAACGCGGTCAAATTCACCCAAAGCGGAGGAATCTCCGTCCAGGTTTCCGAAACTCAGCCCAACCCCGATGAGGATGTCGAACTTCTCTTCTGCGTCAAGGACACCGGAATCGGCATTCCACCAGAGTATACCAACGCCATCTTCGACAGTTTCCGCCAGGTCGACTCCTCCTTCTCCAAGCCCTACCAGGGCGTGGGTTTGGGCCTCGCCATCTGCCGCGAACTGGCCGAGCTCATGGGCGGTAAAATCTGGGTTGAGAGCGCTCCGGGAAACGGCAGTGTTTTCCTCTTCACCGCCAGGTTCAAACACGCTCCACAGGCCTCTGCCCCAGCGGCGGCTCCGGAGCATGCGTCTTTTGAAACCAACGGGCCTGTCAAAATCCTTGTGGCCGAGGACAATCCGATCAACCGCCACGTTTTCACAGAATTTCTCTGCTCCCTGGGGCATGAAGTCACCACGGCCAACGACGGACGCCAAGCCCTGGACATGCTTGCCAGCTCTCCACAGGACCTGGTGTTTATGGACGTGCAGATGCCCAATCTCGACGGGTTGGAGGCCGTGCGCCGGATACGTGCAGGGGAATGCGGTGAGGAAGTTGCTCGCATCCCCGTGGTGGCCCTGACCGCATACGCCATGAGCGGTGACCGGGAGCGCTTTCTGGAGGCGGGAATGACCGCGTATCTGGCCAAACCTCTTTCACTCGACGCTCTTCAAGCGGCTGTGGCCGAGTTCGCCCCCCGCCGGGACGCCGCCGGGACCCCACCGGCCACTGCCGCAAGCGAAGCGCCCCCTGTGCGGGAGGCATGCCAGCCGCTCATGGCTGAATTTCTGGCCTACATCAGAGAACGCGCGGCTGCGGCCGAAGCGCATTTGGCTGCCGGGGAATTCGACCTTGCCGCCAAGGCCGGACACGATGTGAAAGGAACATCCATGGCTTTCGGAGCCGGGAAGGTGAATGCGCTGGGAGCGGACCTGGAAATGGCCGCGAAAAATGAAAACGCCGAAGCGGCGGCTTCGGCTATTAAAGAACTCTATGAAGAATTGGAGAACATCGATACGGGGGGGTGA
- a CDS encoding response regulator transcription factor: MSVRKEPNPVECIRVMLAEDIAILRKALVSLLSPFPEVVIVGEAADGLEAVKLVDELSPQVVLMDLSMPRMDGVEAIAEIKRQHPETRVIALTAHGDPELVGKTLLAGTDGYMLKNASADELVSAIRSVAAGRQYMSVEVTALLGAQPGLCSG; encoded by the coding sequence ATGTCTGTTCGAAAGGAGCCAAATCCTGTGGAGTGCATCCGGGTCATGCTGGCTGAAGACATCGCGATTCTTCGCAAGGCGCTTGTGTCCTTGCTGAGCCCCTTTCCGGAGGTGGTGATAGTGGGGGAAGCCGCGGACGGTCTTGAAGCCGTGAAGCTGGTGGATGAATTGTCCCCACAGGTGGTGCTCATGGACCTCTCCATGCCGCGCATGGACGGTGTGGAGGCCATTGCGGAGATCAAGCGCCAGCATCCGGAAACCAGAGTGATCGCCCTTACCGCCCATGGCGACCCCGAGCTGGTGGGCAAAACGCTTTTGGCAGGCACTGATGGGTATATGCTCAAAAACGCCAGCGCGGACGAACTGGTGTCGGCTATCCGCAGTGTGGCTGCGGGAAGGCAGTACATGAGCGTGGAAGTAACCGCCCTGCTGGGGGCCCAACCCGGGTTATGCAGCGGCTAA
- the motA gene encoding flagellar motor stator protein MotA: MLAIIGIATVLGAVVLGYMLEHGNFSVLWQPAELVIIFGAAFGSMILGSPKSVVIAALKGVGGVFGSSKVSKAFFMDMLIMLSMLFMKIRREGLVAIEKDIDGPESSQIFAAFLKDKSNAFIVDFVCDTMRVFSTVNIEQHEFENIMEADIEAYSHEAAAPAAAINKMADALPGLGIVAAVLGVVITMGVISEPPEVIGHHIGAALVGTFLGVLMCYGIVGPIAANMDSKAKDGEHCLVVVKCALAAFVGGNPPPVALEAGRRAIPNHHRPSFVELEEAIKASKGK; encoded by the coding sequence ATGCTCGCCATCATCGGGATAGCAACGGTTCTGGGCGCGGTCGTTCTCGGCTATATGCTGGAACACGGCAATTTCAGCGTGCTCTGGCAGCCTGCGGAATTGGTGATCATCTTTGGTGCGGCCTTTGGATCCATGATTCTTGGCTCACCGAAGAGCGTTGTGATCGCAGCCCTCAAGGGCGTGGGGGGCGTGTTCGGCTCCTCCAAGGTCAGCAAGGCGTTTTTCATGGACATGCTCATCATGCTGTCCATGTTGTTTATGAAGATCCGGCGCGAAGGCCTGGTGGCCATCGAAAAAGACATCGATGGGCCCGAATCCAGCCAGATATTCGCGGCTTTTTTAAAGGACAAGTCCAACGCGTTCATCGTTGATTTCGTGTGCGACACCATGCGGGTGTTCTCAACTGTGAATATCGAGCAGCATGAGTTCGAGAACATCATGGAGGCCGATATCGAGGCCTACTCTCACGAAGCAGCCGCCCCGGCCGCAGCGATCAATAAAATGGCCGACGCCCTTCCGGGCCTTGGCATCGTGGCCGCGGTGCTGGGCGTTGTCATCACCATGGGCGTCATCAGCGAGCCCCCCGAGGTCATCGGCCATCACATCGGCGCGGCCCTGGTGGGCACCTTTCTGGGCGTGCTCATGTGCTACGGCATCGTGGGTCCCATCGCCGCCAACATGGACTCCAAGGCCAAGGACGGCGAGCACTGCCTGGTGGTGGTGAAGTGCGCTTTGGCGGCCTTCGTGGGCGGCAACCCCCCTCCTGTGGCTCTGGAAGCCGGTCGGCGGGCCATTCCCAACCACCACCGCCCGAGCTTCGTTGAGCTTGAGGAAGCCATCAAAGCCTCAAAGGGCAAATAG
- a CDS encoding OmpA family protein, translated as MADKEHKKIIIKKVKKGGHGGAHGGSWKVAYADFVTAMMAFFLVMWLVNSVTVEKREQIAQYFQSFSLIDTGGKPNLIPATDLSQITPEQNPMAIVEPISESPSGPAKEKPEEEKAAEAVKEAIEATTPDLKDQIIVKTEAGRLIIEVTEDVKGKPLFALGKSDLTVDAKRALAAVAPQVGKAGKGKLTIEGHTDAYTYAGDRFTNWELSTDRASAARRELEKSGVSSDSVGVVAGYAATRPLVPENPLAPKNRRIRLVVELPPPPEPAKKAEKPAPAAKEKDNIFAKPKEPPAPPPSPIPQEKREILDQQIERLYDESIKGKQ; from the coding sequence ATGGCAGACAAGGAACACAAAAAGATCATCATAAAGAAGGTGAAGAAGGGCGGTCACGGCGGCGCTCATGGCGGCAGCTGGAAGGTGGCCTACGCCGACTTCGTCACCGCCATGATGGCCTTTTTCCTGGTCATGTGGCTGGTCAACTCCGTCACTGTGGAGAAGCGCGAGCAAATTGCCCAATATTTCCAGTCATTCAGCCTGATAGACACCGGCGGCAAACCCAATCTCATCCCGGCTACGGATCTCTCCCAGATCACACCTGAGCAAAATCCCATGGCCATCGTGGAGCCCATATCAGAAAGCCCCTCCGGGCCGGCCAAGGAAAAGCCCGAGGAGGAAAAGGCTGCCGAGGCCGTAAAAGAGGCCATCGAAGCCACGACTCCCGACCTGAAGGACCAGATCATCGTCAAGACCGAGGCTGGCAGGCTCATCATCGAAGTGACCGAGGACGTGAAAGGCAAGCCCCTTTTCGCCCTGGGCAAGTCTGATCTGACCGTGGACGCCAAGCGTGCCCTGGCAGCCGTGGCTCCTCAGGTGGGCAAGGCAGGCAAGGGCAAACTGACTATTGAGGGCCATACAGACGCCTATACCTACGCCGGGGATCGCTTCACCAACTGGGAGCTCTCCACGGACAGGGCGTCCGCTGCCAGGCGTGAACTGGAAAAATCGGGAGTGTCTTCAGACTCCGTCGGAGTGGTGGCCGGGTACGCGGCCACGCGCCCCCTTGTTCCCGAAAATCCGCTGGCCCCCAAAAACCGGCGCATTCGTCTGGTTGTGGAACTTCCGCCGCCACCGGAGCCGGCCAAGAAAGCCGAGAAGCCAGCCCCGGCAGCCAAGGAGAAGGACAACATTTTCGCCAAGCCCAAGGAGCCGCCCGCTCCTCCCCCGTCTCCTATCCCACAGGAGAAACGGGAAATCCTGGACCAGCAGATTGAAAGGCTTTACGACGAGTCCATCAAAGGGAAACAATAA
- the rpmA gene encoding 50S ribosomal protein L27, giving the protein MAHKKAGGSSRNGRDSAGQRRGVKRYGGQVVRAGNILVRQLGTKFHPGDNVGLGRDYTLFALVDGTVAFEKYTRNRKVKTRVHVVPAAA; this is encoded by the coding sequence ATGGCTCATAAAAAAGCAGGCGGCAGTTCCCGCAACGGCCGCGACAGCGCCGGACAACGCCGGGGCGTAAAACGCTACGGCGGCCAGGTGGTCAGGGCCGGAAACATCCTGGTGCGCCAGTTGGGCACCAAGTTTCACCCCGGTGACAACGTCGGCCTGGGCAGGGACTACACCCTGTTCGCCCTGGTGGACGGTACCGTGGCCTTTGAAAAGTACACCCGCAACCGCAAGGTGAAGACCCGCGTTCACGTGGTCCCCGCTGCTGCATAA
- the rplU gene encoding 50S ribosomal protein L21 yields the protein MYAIVETGGKQYRVEEGAKITVEKLTADAGAEVALEKVLLVGENSGLKVGAPYVAGAKVTCEVVEHLRGPKVVVFHKWRRNDSHKKTGHRQDLTTLKIKSIQG from the coding sequence ATGTACGCTATTGTTGAAACTGGCGGTAAGCAATACCGCGTCGAGGAAGGCGCCAAAATCACCGTGGAAAAGCTCACGGCGGATGCTGGCGCGGAAGTGGCTCTGGAGAAGGTGCTCCTGGTTGGCGAAAACAGCGGCCTGAAGGTCGGTGCTCCCTATGTCGCCGGCGCCAAGGTGACCTGCGAGGTGGTTGAACACCTGCGCGGGCCCAAGGTTGTGGTCTTCCACAAGTGGCGTCGTAACGACTCCCACAAGAAGACCGGTCACCGCCAGGACCTTACCACTCTGAAGATCAAGTCGATCCAGGGCTAG
- a CDS encoding ComF family protein: MEPRPWDALGFYGEYAGALRDAVLQLKFGGRLAGLGLVRGLIWRAYEIHRDRKDGFTPEGPDLVTAVPMHWRRLLTRGYNQSVELARGVARLLGVPLDARVLCKKRHTKPQSKLSARERKANLAGVFVADASRVAGKNVLLVDDVMTTGATLEAASRALRQAGVRRVEILVLARD; the protein is encoded by the coding sequence ATGGAACCCAGACCCTGGGACGCGCTCGGCTTCTATGGTGAGTACGCAGGCGCCCTGCGCGACGCGGTGCTTCAGCTTAAATTCGGAGGCAGGCTCGCGGGCCTGGGGCTTGTACGCGGGCTTATCTGGCGCGCGTACGAAATCCATCGGGATCGTAAGGATGGTTTCACCCCGGAGGGGCCGGACCTGGTGACCGCTGTGCCCATGCACTGGCGAAGGCTTTTGACCCGGGGGTACAACCAGAGCGTGGAGCTGGCTCGTGGCGTAGCCAGGCTGCTCGGCGTTCCCTTGGATGCCCGGGTGCTGTGCAAAAAGCGTCACACCAAGCCCCAGAGCAAGCTCAGCGCCAGGGAGCGTAAGGCGAACCTGGCCGGAGTTTTCGTGGCGGACGCTTCGCGGGTGGCTGGTAAGAACGTTCTTCTTGTGGACGACGTGATGACCACCGGAGCCACGCTGGAAGCCGCGAGCCGGGCGCTGCGCCAGGCCGGGGTGCGCCGGGTGGAGATCCTCGTTCTCGCAAGAGATTGA
- a CDS encoding flavodoxin family protein, producing MESVIQNLPKEHSPLVLGCSPRKGGNSDLAAELIARGLKSAGAEPRLIHLRDLDLLPCRGCQTCGQSAGHRCVLMEKDQSEMLFQLIVASPMLFFASPIYFYHLPASFKGFIDRAQRYYEAKIAGDPGLESLESRRAHVCLVAGRPKGERLFEGSLLTLRYFLWPFNVTLAEPLCLPGVDRPGDLDSAEPAKDRVVRYAYEAWQGPGR from the coding sequence ATGGAAAGCGTCATTCAGAATCTCCCAAAGGAGCATTCCCCGCTGGTGCTGGGGTGCAGCCCCCGCAAGGGAGGAAATTCCGATCTTGCCGCCGAGCTCATAGCCAGGGGGCTCAAGTCCGCGGGAGCGGAGCCCAGGCTCATCCATCTGCGCGACCTGGATCTTCTGCCCTGCCGTGGCTGCCAGACATGCGGCCAGAGTGCCGGGCACCGGTGCGTGCTCATGGAGAAAGACCAGTCCGAAATGCTCTTTCAGCTGATTGTCGCCTCGCCCATGCTGTTTTTCGCATCACCCATCTATTTCTACCACCTGCCCGCCTCCTTCAAGGGTTTCATCGACAGGGCTCAGCGCTATTACGAGGCGAAAATCGCGGGGGACCCGGGGCTTGAGTCGCTTGAGTCCCGGCGTGCGCACGTCTGCCTGGTGGCGGGCCGGCCCAAGGGCGAGCGTCTGTTCGAAGGGTCGCTTCTAACCCTGCGCTACTTTCTCTGGCCATTCAACGTTACTCTGGCCGAACCGCTCTGCCTGCCCGGGGTGGACAGGCCCGGCGATTTGGACAGCGCTGAGCCAGCGAAGGACCGGGTGGTGCGGTACGCATATGAGGCCTGGCAGGGCCCGGGCCGGTAA
- a CDS encoding MBL fold metallo-hydrolase encodes MKIEVFSLGPLETNSYLAVQGSEAVAVDAGGNPAPMLRHIEKNGLTLTHVLLTHLHFDHIYGAQALHEATGAPILAGADDAYLLQSDLGQGGFMGFPKVKAFSYTPIAEGETELLGQPCHVLATPGHTLGSLSFYFPKAGVVFAGDLIFYRSIGRTDFAGGSLPSLLNSVTAKIFTLPDETVIYSGHGLETVVGDERLHNPHFSDFTG; translated from the coding sequence ATGAAGATTGAGGTTTTTTCCCTTGGACCGCTGGAGACCAACAGCTATCTGGCGGTGCAGGGATCAGAGGCGGTGGCCGTGGATGCTGGCGGCAATCCCGCTCCCATGCTCCGGCACATCGAGAAGAATGGGCTTACGCTCACCCATGTGTTGCTCACGCACCTGCACTTTGACCACATCTATGGAGCCCAGGCCCTGCACGAGGCCACGGGGGCGCCCATACTGGCTGGCGCCGACGATGCCTACCTGCTTCAATCCGACCTTGGCCAAGGCGGGTTCATGGGCTTCCCCAAAGTAAAAGCGTTCTCCTACACGCCGATAGCTGAAGGCGAGACCGAGCTCCTGGGCCAACCGTGCCACGTGCTGGCCACGCCGGGGCATACACTGGGCAGCCTGTCGTTTTATTTCCCAAAGGCAGGGGTTGTCTTCGCGGGCGACCTCATCTTCTACCGCTCCATCGGGCGCACGGATTTCGCCGGGGGAAGCCTGCCATCTCTCCTTAATTCGGTTACGGCCAAGATATTCACCCTGCCGGACGAGACGGTCATCTATTCCGGGCACGGGCTGGAAACCGTGGTGGGAGACGAGCGGCTGCACAACCCCCATTTCAGCGACTTCACCGGCTGA
- a CDS encoding nitroreductase family protein, with the protein MTDNPVLDAIHQRRSIRRYTPEPVSAGEIEAVLEAGRWAPSGLNNQPWRFLVVRAGEARQETLATHTKYAHIVRQARVLFCVFLDREGVYNRAKDLQGIGACLQNMLLAAHSLGLGAVWLGEIINQEPAVTKALGLDEQALELMAVLAVGRPEQKGSSQRKPMSELLLEPVKEDGEHED; encoded by the coding sequence ATGACAGACAACCCCGTTCTAGACGCCATTCACCAACGGCGCAGCATCAGGCGCTACACGCCCGAGCCTGTATCGGCAGGCGAGATCGAAGCCGTACTGGAAGCCGGGCGTTGGGCTCCGAGCGGCTTGAACAACCAGCCCTGGCGCTTTCTGGTGGTGCGCGCGGGCGAGGCGCGCCAGGAAACGCTCGCAACGCACACCAAATACGCCCACATAGTCCGCCAGGCCCGGGTTCTCTTCTGCGTGTTTCTGGACCGGGAGGGAGTCTACAACAGGGCGAAGGATCTTCAGGGAATCGGCGCCTGCCTGCAGAACATGCTTTTGGCAGCGCATTCCCTGGGCCTCGGGGCGGTCTGGCTGGGGGAGATAATCAATCAGGAGCCCGCTGTTACCAAAGCCCTGGGTCTTGACGAGCAGGCCCTGGAGCTGATGGCCGTCCTGGCCGTGGGCAGGCCGGAGCAGAAGGGCTCTTCGCAGCGCAAACCCATGAGCGAACTTTTGCTGGAGCCGGTGAAGGAGGATGGGGAACATGAAGATTGA